The Acomys russatus unplaced genomic scaffold, mAcoRus1.1, whole genome shotgun sequence genome includes a region encoding these proteins:
- the LOC127186265 gene encoding PRAME family member 18-like yields the protein MSVHNPLTLLQLAVLGLLRNDALVISALKYLHIELSPPLFKEAFDSKYTKILKAMVADWPFPCLPVGVLMKTPDVETLQAVLEVIDILLMKKAHPRRCKLQVLELRKVHQNFWHVWAGREDGAASAEKGSKKQVVKHLPRNSQKQPLKLVTDLSLCNQLEGHQKCLLQWAQKRKGSVQMCCLKMQICDSPAEMVREVLDIFKPHYIEELE from the exons ATGAGCGTGCACAACCCTCTCACACTCCTGCAGCTGGCCGTGCTAGGGCTGCTGAGGAATGATGCCTTGGTCATCTCTGCTCTCAAGTACCTGCACATTGAGCTCTCCCCACCACTTTTCAAGGAGGCCTTTGATAGCAAATACACAAAGATATTGAAGGCAATGGTGGCAGACTGGCCTTTTCCCTGCCTTCCAGTGGGAGTACTGATGAAGACCCCTGATGTGGAGACCTTGCAAGCTGTGCTGGAAGTCATAGACATTCTGCTGATGAAGAAGGCTCATCCCAG ACGTTGTAAGCTTCAAGTGCTCGAATTAAGGAAAGTGCACCAGAATTTCTGGCATGTATGGGCTGGAAGAGAAGATGGAGCCGCGtcagcagagaaaggaagcaagaagcaAGTAGTAAAACACCTTCCTAGAAATTCCCAGAAGCAGCCTTTGAAGTTGGtcactgacctcagcctgtgCAACCAGCTGGAAGGACACCAAAAGTGCTTGTTGCAGTGGGCCCAGAAGAGAAAGGGCTCTGTGCAGATGTGCTGTCTTAAGATGCAGATCTGTGACTCCCCTGCAGAGATGGTCAGGGAAGTCTTGGACATTTTCAAGCCACACTACATTGAGGAATTGGAATGA